Proteins encoded by one window of Aphidius gifuensis isolate YNYX2018 linkage group LG2, ASM1490517v1, whole genome shotgun sequence:
- the LOC122850332 gene encoding broad-complex core protein-like, which produces MSYPKQQQEFCLRWNNHQVNLLNVFKEILDNCSFSDVTLVTEDGPTFIRCHKVVLASCSDYFASLFIHLPSHESHPFIVLKDIQHKEMKALVEYMYQGEVYVAQDQLPLLLRIAEILQIKGLTDESKLKKNNNKQQQQQQQQQQQPQQQQQSPRSPRSPRSSRSTRSPPPSISTSTNISGYQNSSIPNGYTSPPLCTSSSYYPFNSSNRSPRLPRNLSPRTIENSLMYNNLLILPSDLLQQHHQLQQQQQQLAEQHALAQSIAARSTPIFPGYENSENKMRKQMSLLGMNRDTPILRTVLGQGHADSSQSSGIIHADNNDTSYRSPSNGSANDTHDDIRSSTEHSHTYNNTSPQTSDHSLLEEDDKKPINLPGPNPKKGGKQEWKRYKQYSRKNISDAIEAVRSGMSALKAATLFHVPSRTLYDKVKKLGISTPRPFRRNGNLNNSIGNNSSSACFPYGMGGNANGSIYASMNSGNDSTTNIIDNPTALLETTYSQIRENSTERDTVSMSPNNHQTNDNDIDDNDQVEDLSITRKSDVRVIMQTPTIKEEIINIPEDFSRR; this is translated from the exons ATGTCTTATCCAAAGCAACAGCAAGAATTTTGCCTGAGATGGAACAACCATCAAGTAAATCTCCTCAATGTATTCAAAGAAATACTAGATAATTGTTCATTTTCTGATGTAACATTAGTGACTGAAGATGGACCAACATTTATAAGATGTCACAAAGTTGTACTAGCATCATGCTCTGATTATTTtgcatcattatttattcatcttcCATCACATGAAAGTCATccatttattgtattaaaagATATACAACATAAAGAAATGAAAGCTCTTGTTGAATATATGTATCAAGGTGAAGTTTATGTTGCACAAGATCAATTGCCATTATTATTACGTATTGCTGAAATATTGCAAATTAAAGGTTTAACTGatgaatcaaaattaaaaaaaaataataataaacaacagcaacaacaacagcaacaacaacaacaaccacaacaacaacaacaatctcCACGTTCACCAAGATCACCAAGATCATCACGATCAACAAgatcaccaccaccatcaataAGCACAAGTACAAATATAAGTGGATATCAAAATTCAAGTATACCAAATGGTTATACATCACCACCATTATGTACAAGCTCATCATATTATCCATTTAATTCAAGTAATAGATCACCACGTTTACCAAGAAATTTATCACCAAGAAccattgaaaattcattaatgtacaataatttattaatactacCATCAGATTTActtcaacaacatcatcaattacaacagcaacaacaacagctagCTGAACAACATGCATTAGCTCAATCTATTGCAGCAAGAAGTACACCAATATTTCCAGGATATGAaaatagtgaaaataaaatgagaaaacaAATGAGTTTATTGGGTATGAATAGAGATACACCAATATTACGTACTGTATTAGGACAAGGACATGCTGATAGTTCACAAAGTAGTGGTATAATACAtgctgataataatgatacatcATATCGTAGTCCAAGTAATGGATCAGCAAACGATACTCATGATGATATTAGAAGTAGTACTGAACATTCACATACCTATAATAATACAAGTCCACAAACAAGTGATCACAGTTTATTAGaagaagatgataaaaaaccaattaatTTACCTGGACCAAATCCAAAaa aaGGTGGAAAACAAGAATGGAAAcgttataaacaatattcacgtaaaaatatatcagatgCTATTGAAGCTGTACGTAGTGGTATGAGTGCATTAAAAgcagcaacattatttcatGTACCATCACGTACACTTTatgataaagttaaaaaacttGGTATATCAACACCTCGTCCATTTCGTCGtaatggaaatttaaataatagcaTTGGTAATAATAGTAGCAGTGCATGTTTTCCATATGGTATGGGTGGTAATGCAAATGGAAGTATTTATGCATCAATGAATAGTGGTAATgattcaacaacaaatattattgataatccAACAGCATTATTAGAAACAACATATTCACAAATTCGTGAAAATTCAACTGAACGTGATACTGTTAGTATGAGTCcaaataatcatcaaacaaatgataatgatattgatgataatgatcaaGTTGAagatttatcaataacaagAAAATCTGATGTTAGAGTTATCATGCAAACACCAAcaattaaagaagaaattattaatattccaGAAGATTTTAGTCGTCGttga